A window of Bos taurus isolate L1 Dominette 01449 registration number 42190680 breed Hereford chromosome 19, ARS-UCD2.0, whole genome shotgun sequence contains these coding sequences:
- the PTRH2 gene encoding peptidyl-tRNA hydrolase 2, mitochondrial isoform X1 — translation MISRSLVMEYLTNPGALSLAAGVACGVCLGWGLRMRFGMLPKSSVRETNPDTETEASILGESGEYKMILVVRNDLKMGKGKVAAQCSHAAVSAYKQIQRRNPELLKEWEYCGQPKVVVKAPDEETLVELLTHAKVLGLTVSLIQDAGRTQIAPGSRTVLGIGPGPADLIDKVTGHLKLY, via the coding sequence atgATCTCCAGATCCCTGGTTATGGAGTATCTGACTAATCCTGGTGCACTTAGCTTGGCTGCCGGAGTTGCCTGTGGCGTGTGCCTGGGCTGGGGCCTCCGAATGCGCTTTGGGATGCTCCCCAAGAGCTCAGTGAGGGAGACAAATCCTGACACTGAAACGGAAGCAAGTATCCTCGGAGAGAGTGGGGAGTACAAAATGATTCTTGTGGTTCGAAATGACTTAaagatggggaaggggaaggtggcTGCCCAGTGCTCTCATGCTGCTGTTTCTGCCTACAAGCAAATTCAAAGGAGAAACCCTGAGTTACTCAAAGAGTGGGAATACTGTGGCCAGCCCAAAGTGGTGGTCAAAGCTCCTGATGAAGAAACTCTGGTTGAATTATTGACCCATGCAAAAGTGCTGGGACTGACTGTAAGTTTAATTCAAGATGCAGGACGTACTCAGATTGCACCAGGCTCTCGAACTGTTTTAGGAATTGGACCAGGACCAGCAGACCTAATTGACAAGGTCACCGGTCACCTAAAACTTTACTAG
- the PTRH2 gene encoding peptidyl-tRNA hydrolase 2, mitochondrial precursor (The RefSeq protein has 1 substitution compared to this genomic sequence): MISRSLVMEYLTNPGALSLVAGVACGVCLGWGLRMRFGMLPKSSVRETNPDTETEASILGESGEYKMILVVRNDLKMGKGKVAAQCSHAAVSAYKQIQRRNPELLKEWEYCGQPKVVVKAPDEETLVELLTHAKVLGLTVSLIQDAGRTQIAPGSRTVLGIGPGPADLIDKVTGHLKLY; the protein is encoded by the coding sequence atgATCTCCAGATCCCTGGTTATGGAGTATCTGACTAATCCTGGTGCACTTAGCTTGGCTGCCGGAGTTGCCTGTGGCGTGTGCCTGGGCTGGGGCCTCCGAATGCGCTTTGGGATGCTCCCCAAGAGCTCAGTGAGGGAGACAAATCCTGACACTGAAACGGAAGCAAGTATCCTCGGAGAGAGTGGGGAGTACAAAATGATTCTTGTGGTTCGAAATGACTTAaagatggggaaggggaaggtggcTGCCCAGTGCTCTCATGCTGCTGTTTCTGCCTACAAGCAAATTCAAAGGAGAAACCCTGAGTTACTCAAAGAGTGGGAATACTGTGGCCAGCCCAAAGTGGTGGTCAAAGCTCCTGATGAAGAAACTCTGGTTGAATTATTGACCCATGCAAAAGTGCTGGGACTGACTGTAAGTTTAATTCAAGATGCAGGACGTACTCAGATTGCACCAGGCTCTCGAACTGTTTTAGGAATTGGACCAGGACCAGCAGACCTAATTGACAAGGTCACCGGTCACCTAAAACTTTACTAG